The Hymenobacter oligotrophus genome segment ACATCTCCTCTACTTGCGACACCTGCATTACCTCCGTTACGATGCGCAAGCCGTGCTGGCGGGCCAAACGGTAAAAGTCGCGCAGGCCAGCCAGGCCCAAACCGCGGAACGAGTACGGCGACGAACGGGGCTTGAACACGCCGCCGCGCATCAGGCGCACACCGCTTCGCACCAGGTGCTGCATCACGGCCTCCATCTGGCCTTCGTTCTCGATGCTGCAGGGGCCAGCCACAATGCTCAGCGAGCCTTCGCCTAGGTGAATACCGTCGCCGAGGTCAAGCACGGTGGGGTGCACGCGCCACTTGCGCGACACCAGCTTGTAGTCGTCGGACACGCGATGCACGTCGCGCACGCCGGGCAGGGACGCAATGCGGCGCAGGTCAACGTCTTGCGGACCTAGGGCCACGAGGTAAGCCGCGCGCTGCGTATGAACCGGAGTGACTTTGAAACGCAGCTGGCGCAGTTCAGCAACCAAGGCTTCTTGTGCAGCAAACGTAAGCTGGGGGTCGAGGTGAATTATCATGGACCGCTGATGTGGGTCTGGGGAAAGTTTCAGGTGATTGCAGAAGCCCGTTGGCCGCTGCTTAGGTGCTAGCGGATGCTTTGAACAAATTGGCGAGCGGCGGCGTGCGGGTCGTCGGCGCCTTCTATGGCGCGCAGCAAGGCCGAGCCGATGATGGCGCCGTTGGCGTGCTGGCAGGCCTGATTGAACGAGGCCCGATCGGCAATGCCAAAGCCTACTAGGCGCGGGTTGCGCAAGTTCATTTGGGCAATGCGCTGCAGGTAAGCGTCCTGCGCGGTTTTGTCGGCGGTTTGGTTGCCGCCCGTCAGGCCCGGGCCCGACACCAGGTACAGGAACGCATCGGTTAGCTCGTCGAGGCGGCGGATGCGAGCTTCCGAGGTTTGCGGCGTGATGAGGAACACCTTGCGTAGGTTATAGCGGCGGAAGGTTTCCTGGTAGAAGTCGGCGTACTCTTCGGCGGGCAGATCGGGCAGGATTACGCCATCGATACCTGCTTCGGAAGCGCGGCGGCAAAAATGCTCCATGCCTAGCTGCATCACGGGGTTCAGGTAGCCCATCAGCAGCAACGGCGTATCGGGCAAATGCTGCCGAACGCCCTGCAGCTCATCGAGCAAACGGCGCAGCGTCATGCCGTTGCGCAAGGCCACGGTGCTGGTTTGCTGAATCACCGGACCGTCGGCCAAGGGGTCGGAAAAGGGTACGCCTATTTCCAGAATATCAGCACCGGCATCGGCCAAGGTGCGCAGCAGCGGAACGGTGTCGTGGAGGCCGGGGTAGCCAGCCGTAATGTATAGGTTGAGCAGCCCCTGCGACTTGCGCGCAAAGAGGTCGGCGAAGCGGTTGGTCTGAACCACGTTATCGGGCTGAGTTGCGGTTTGCACGGTGCCTGATTGTTGAGTTGAGGGTTGGCGCGGCAGCGCGCATATACTAGGCTAGGTGCAGCTCGCGCAGGTAGGTCTCGAGGTCTTTGTCGCCGCGGCCCGACAGGTTAAGTACCACCACATCCGTGGGCTTCAGCTCGAGCTGATCGAGCGCCGAGAAAGCGTGCGCCGTTTCGAGCGCCGGAATGATGCCTTCGAGGCGGCTGCAGAGCTGCGCAGCTTGCAGGGCGTCTTCGTCGGTAACGGCCACAAACTTAGCGCGACCCGAATCGGCCAGAAAGGCGTGCAGCGGACCAATACCGGGGTAATCGAGGCCAGCCGAAATGGAGTGCGGCTCGGTAATCTGCCCGTGCTCGTCCTGCATCAGCAGCGTGCGGCTGCCGTGGATAATACCCGGCCGACCCAGCACTGAAGTAGCGGCCGATTTATCGGTGTGCACGCCGTGGCCGGCAGCTTCCACGGCTACCAACTGCACGGTGGGCTCGTCGAGGAAGTGGTAAAAGGCACCTGCTGCGTTGGAGCCGCCTCCTACGCAGGCCACCACATAGTCGGGCAGCTCGCGGTCGGCTTGCGCGAGCAGCTGCTTCCGGATTTCTTCGCTTATCACCGACTGCAAGCGCGCTACCAAATCGGGGTACGGGTGCGGGCCCACCACCGAGCCGATGATGTAATGTGTATCGGTGGGGTTTGAAATCCAGTCGCGGATGGCTTCGTTGGTGGCGTCTTTCAGCGTTTGGCTGCCGCTGGTGGCGGGCCGCACTTCAGCCCCCAGCATGCACATGCGGGCCACGTTGGGCTTTTGCCGCTCCATATCCACGGCGCCCATGTACACAATGCACTCCAGCCCGCGCAGCGCGCACACTGTCGCCGTGGCTACGCCGTGCTGGCCGGCTCCCGTTTCGGCAATGATGCGCTTTTTACCTAGGCGCTCGGCCAGCAAAATCTGACCCACGGTGTTGTTCACCTTGTGGGCGCCGGTATGGCACAGGTCTTCACGCTTCAGGTAAATAGTAGCTCCGTAGCGCTCCGAGAGGCGCTTGGCTCGGAACAGCGGCGTGGGCCGACCAACGTAGTCGCGCAGCAGCTGCTGGTACTCCTGCTGAAAATCCGGATCGGCCAGAATGCCTAGGTATTGCTCGCGCAGCTCCTCCACGTTGGGGTAGAGCATTTCCGGGATGAAAGCGCCACCAAACTGGCCGTAGTAGCCGCGGGCAGTGGGTTGAAAGGACATAGTTGGTGTGGTGTTAGCGGATGGATGTAGCCGCCGGGCGCAGCTGGCTCAGCGTTTCGCGGAGCAGCGCCGGGTTCTTCAGGCCAGGTGCTTGCTCGAGCTTGCTGTTGAGGTCGAAACCAGCTAGGCCGGGTAAGGTTAGGGCACCGGCTGCAGCAGCATTGTCGGGTCCTAGGCCGCCGGCCAGCAGGTAAGGCGTGGGCAGGTGGTAGCGGCGCAGCAGCTCCCAGTTGAAGGCTACGCCGTTGCCGCCAGCAGCGGGCCCGGCCGTATCGAACACAAACAGGCTGCAGTGCGGCACGTAGGCCTCTAACTGACTGAAGTCGAACGACTCCCCTACTCCGAACGCCTTGATAACCGCGAGGCCGGCCGCAGCCAGCTCAGCGCACTCGGCCGGCGTTTCGTGGCCGTGGAGCTGCACAGCATCAAGACCAAAGTGCAAAGCAATTCGCCGGATTACGGCTGTGCGCTCGTTTACGAACACTCCTACTTTGATAACCGAAAGGCTGCGCATTTGGGCGGCATCCAGGGTATCCAGCGCATAGCGCGGCGACTTCGGGGCGAAGATGAAGCCCAGCATGTCCACCTCCTGCGCAACCACTTGGGCTACGTTGTCGGGGTACTTCAGGCCGCATACCTTCACCAACGGCCGGTTAGCCGATGCGGTAGGCAGTGCAGTGGTCAGCAACGAGTGAGCAGCAGTCATGGCCTCGGCAACAGTTAGCGCACGGTTTGCAGTTCGCGCAGCTGCTGAATAAGCGCGGCGCAGGCTTTCTCGGGGCGGCTGTTGCGCATGAGTGTTTCCCCGATCAGGAAACCATCAAACCCAGCTTGGCGCAGCACCTGAATGTCGGCGGCGGTGCGCAGGCCGCTTTCGGCTACCCGACCTAGGCGGGCGGGCAGCAACTGGGCCAGCTCCAACGAGCGTTCGATGTTCACCGAAAAGTCGCGCAGGTCGCGGTTGTTCACGCCCACCAGGTCCACGGCCTCAATGGCTACGTCGAGGGTGCGCAGCAGCTCTTCGCGGTCGTGCACTTCGAGCAGCACCTCCAGCCCTAGGTCCTTGGCAAACAGACCTAGGCGACGTACCTCAGTAGGCTCGAGCACGCTGGCAATCAGCAGCACGGCATCGGCACCAATGCTGCGGGCTTCGAGCAGTTGGTATTCATCAATCACAAAATCCTTGCGCAGGATGGGGCACAAGTTGAACTTGCGGGCCGTGGTCAGGTCGTCGTTTTTGCCGCCGAAGAACTCGGTATCGGTGAGGATGGACAATGCCGAAGCCCCGGCCATCATGTAGCCTAGGGTGGTACGCTCCACCTTGGCAAACTCGTTGATCCAGCCTTTCGAAGGCGAGCGGCGCTTAAACTCGGCAATGATGCCGCTGAGCTCGGGCCGGCGCAGGTAGCCTAGCAACGACAACGTAGGCGAGTTGAAGTACTGGCTGCGCTCGAGCAGCGTGGTGGGCACCAAGCTGCGGCGCTCGGCTACCTCCTGCTGTTTGTGGGCCACAATGCGGGCGAGTACATCGGGGGGCGAAATGGTAGTGCTCATGTCGGTTGCCTTGGGCTGCGTGCTCGGGCTTAGGTGCGCGGGCGGCAGTGGCAAGGCATATGTGATGTGTTGAAGAATCGGGAGTAAGCTGGCCTTGGGTTAGGTGTTCAGCAAGGTGGTAAAGGCCTGCCGCGCCCGCCCCGAATCGAGCGACTCGTAGGCGGCCTCCAGCGCATCGGGCAGGCTGATGTTGGGGTTGATGCAGGTGATACCTAGGGCGGCATTGGCGGCTACCACATCGCACTGCGGGCGGGTGCCTTTGCCATCGAGCACATCGCGGAAGATGCGGGCCGAACCTTCCACGGAGCGGCCGCCTACCAGGTCTTCGGTGCGGCACACGGGCAGGCCGAGTTCGGCAGCCGTCAACAGCCGCTCGCCCTCGTCGGAAGTAGCAATTTTTGCGTCGCCGGTAAGCGAGAGTTCGTCGTAACCATCGAGGGCGTGCACCACGGCGTAGCGGGTGCCGCTTTCCTGCAGCAAGTATTGGTACAGTCGCAACAGCTCGAGGCTATACACGCCCAACAGCTGCGCCGTAGGGCGAGCGGGGTTGATGAGCGGCCCCAGCATGTTGAAGAACGTGCGCACGCCTAGGTCGCGCCGAACCGGCGCAATGCGGCGCATAGCCGGGTGAAACGCCGGCGCGTGCAGAAAGCAGATGTTGGCCGCCTCCAGCTGATGGCGCAGCCGATGGGTTGGCGAATCGAAATCGTAGCCGAAATAAGCTAAGATATTAGAAGCCCCCACCGACGACGACACGCCAAAATTGCCGTGCTTCACCACCTTATACCCAGCACCGGCCACCACAAAGCTGGCCAGTGTGCTGATGTTCAGGGTTTCTTTGCCGTCGCCGCCGGTGCCCACGATATCGAGCACTTCGTGGGTGCCCAGCTCCGGGTCGCGGCACAGTTCAAGCAGCGCATCGCGGAAGCCAGCCAGCTCGGGCACCGTAATGGGGCGCATCCGAAAAACGGTCAGCAGGGCGGCAGCTTCGGCGTCGTTCACCTCGCCCTGACCTAGGCGCAGCATCAGCTCGTGGGCCTCGATGCGGCTTAGGTTGTGGTGTTCGAACAGGGCAGTGAGCAGTTGTTTCATATGTGCGGGTGAGCGTAGGCTCGGTTGATGCTTGCGGATTGATTACTTAGCGGCCGGCAGGTCGTGTAACCAGTTCTGCAGCAATCGGTGGCCGTGCTCCGTCAGGATGGACTCGGGGTGGAACTGCACGCCCCGCACGTCGTACTGGCGGTGGCGCAGCGCCATGATTTCACCTTCCTCGTCAAACGCCGTGGCCTCCAAACAGTCGGGCATGGTGTCGGGCTTCACCGCCCACGAATGGTAGCGTCCTACCCGAAAACGCTCGGGAATGCCGGCAAACAGCCGCTCGCCGGGTACCGATACCGTAGCGTCGGTAGCCACGCCGTGGCGCACCGCGCTCAGGTTAATCAGGCTAGCCCCGAAGCTTTCGGCAATGCCCTGATGACCTAGGCACACGCCCAAAATGCGTTTGGTTGGGGCGTAGCGACGGATAAGCTCCGGCATCAGACCAGCCTCCGAGGGAATGCCCGGGCCGGGCGACAGCAGCACGGCATCGTACTGCTCTACTTCATCCAGGTCGAGTTGGTCGTTGCGGCGCACGGTAATCTGGTCGCCGTAGCCCAGTTCGCGCAGCACCTGCACTAGGTTGTAGGTAAACGAATCGTAGTTGTCGAAAACGAGAATAGACATCGGTCGGCAGGTTCTACAGAGGTGGGCGGTTGATCAACCTAGGGATTAGCGAGCGGCTGTGGCAGACTCGGTGGCGCCAAGCTCCACGGGCAGCACTTCGTCGCCGGCTGCGGCAGCTTGCTTAAGGGCCTGGCGTAGCGCAGCCAACTTGTGATGCACCTCGTTCAGTTCCGATTCGATGTCTGACTTCGCTACCACCCCGGCTCCGGCCTGGAAGTAAAGCGTGCGGCCCACGCTCACAAACGAGCGAATGAAAATGGCGTGGTTGAAGTCGCCGTTCAGGCCTAGGTGCCCAATGCAGCCGCCGTACAAGCCACGAGCTGTGGGCTCCAGCTGATCTATCAGCTGCATGGCCCGCACCTTTGGGGCGCCCGAAAGCGTACCGGCCGGGAACGTGTCGGCGGCTACCTGCAGCGGATCGGTGCCATCGGCCAGGGTGGCGGCCACGTGGCTTACCAAATGGATTACGTGCGAGTAGTACTGAATTTCGCGGAAGCGGCGTACCTCCACGGTGCGACCGTGGCGGGCTAGGTCGTTGCGAGCCAGGTCGACCAGCATTACGTGCTCGGCATTTTCCTTGGGGTCGTCGGCTAGCTTCTGCGCCAATGCAGCATCTTCGGCATCCTGCCCGGTGCGGCGGAACGTACCGGCAATCGGGAAGATACTGGCTTCGCGGCCCTCTACGCGCAGCTGCGGCTCGGGCGACGAGCCCAGCAGGCGGTACTGGCCGTAGTCGAAGTAGAACAGGTACGGCGAAGGGTTGATGGCCCGCAGAGCGCGGTATACCTGAAACTCGTCGCCGCGGAAGCGCTGGGCAAAGCGGCGCGACAACACAATTTGAAACACGTCGCCGCGCAGGCAGTGCTGCTGGCCGGCAGCCAATACCCGGCGGAATTCGTCGTCGGTTTGGTTGGTTTCCTCCTCCCCTTCCATGGCAAAGCCAAAGGTGGGCCGCACGGGGCTGCGCACCACGCTCAGCAGGCGCTGCAGGGCCGCATCGTCGGGCTCACTATCGGCCGGGGTGTGTTCAAATATGTGCAGCTCCTGCCGGTAATGGTTAAGCGCCAACACATAGCGGTACAGGCCATAGCGCGCATCGGGCAGCGGGCCTGCCACCGGCTTAGTAGCATCGAACTGCACATCCTCGCAGTACTGCGCCGCGCCGTAGCCGAGGTAACCAAACAACCCGCCCGAAATGAAAGGAAAGTCGGCAGCAGGTGCCTCGAAGCGACGGGCAAACTGGCGCAAGCGGTCCAGCGCTTCGTGGCGCGGATTGTCCAGCGTGCTGCGTTCCTCCGATGTGTCGGGCAGGCGCTCCAGCAACTCGGCGCCGCGCAGCTCAAAGCGAGCTAGCTCATCAAATGCGATGTACGAGAAGGCGTTTTGCTGCGCGTGGTAGTCGGAGCTTTCGAGCAACAAGCAGCCCGGGTACTGGTCGCGCAAGCGCAGGTACAGGCCCACTGGAGTAACAGTATCGGCGGGCAGGCTCAGGTGACGGGTGCGAAGCTTGATGGGTGCTGACATGGCGAGTGAGATTCGAAGCTGGCGTTTGGATTTTTCGGCCGGGCCCGAAAAGCAACAAGCCCGGCTTGTTCGGCCGGGCTTGTTGCTTTGTATCTGGTGGTAGCAGCGGTTGCTGCTTCGACTAGCTTACAGACGCAGGTGCGACCCGTCCGAGATTTCGGCCGTGCCACCACCAAAGCTGCTGCGAAGTCGAGATATTCATGGCTGTGTCGTTTTGACGCTGCAAAAGTACATAGGTTTTCAATAAAGCCAAGCCATGACTACAAAATCATCACTAAAACCGACATCCACTGATGTTTACTCAATAAAAACCGGATTATATGAAAATATGTTAATCCGATCAGGCTTCTATTGCCTTTCACTGCTAAACTAACAACGCACCTAGGGTTTATTGTTTGACCAGCGTTTGGTTAACCGCGTACTTTTTGCCCTTTACCCGTGCTACGTAATTGCCTTTTGGCAGCGCGCTCACGTCGATTACGCTGCTAGCCTCGCGCAAGGCTCTGCGCAGCACCACGCGGCCCGTGGTATCTACCAGCTCCAGGCGCGCCTCGGAAAGGCCCGCGGGCAACTGCACCGTAACCTGCTGGTTGGCCGGGTTTGGGTACATTCCGAACGGTTGTTGTGCCGTAGGGCGCTGGCTGTTTACTGTGCCGGGCGCAAAAAGCCATTGGTGAGCAGCCGGAAACTCGCGCTGCCAAAACCACTCGGCGTGTTGCCCATCGGCGCGCACCTGATAGCTCAGGTCGGTGGCGGCGTAGCCGGCTCGCTGTAGCGAGTCGCGCACGGCCTGCATTAGCGGCACCATGGTTTGGCTTTCCTGCGCGCCGGCTACAAAGTAAAAGCGGGTGGGCGCGGTGGCGCGGTGTTGGCGCAAGTAGTTTTTAAGCTCGGTTTCGGCAAACCAAAACGCCGGCGAAAATACGCCTACCCGTCCAAAAACCTCGGGGTGCCGGGTAGCTGCGTACAACGAAATCAGCCCGCCCATGCTCGAACCAGCAATGCCCGTGTTGGCGCGGTCGATGAGGGTACGGTAATTGGCATCGATATACGGCTTAAGCGTTTGCACCAGAAAATCGACGTACAGACCGCCTTGCCCGCCGCCGTATTGGGCGTTGCGCCAAGGCGAGTACTCATCGAGGCGCGAGCTGCCACCGTTGTCGATGGCCACCACCACGCATTTGCCTGCCGCTACGCCCTGCTGCTCCAGCTTACCTAGGGCTTCGTCCACGCCCCACTCGCCCGAAAAACTGGTGCATTTATCAAACACGTTTTGGCCATCGTGGAGGTAGAGCACCGGGTAGCGCTGCTGCGGGTTGGTGGCGTAGTCGGTGGGCAAATACACCCACACCCGGCGCTTGCGCCCCAGTTGCGGCATATCAAACTCGTTGCTGATCACCCGCACTTGCGGCTGCATAGCCGTCGATTGGCACGGCGCGGGGGCATTGGTTCCTAAGTCCTTCCAGCCCAACACCTGCAAATCAATGGTAGTCGGGCCGGCGCCAATCGTGAGCCGGCGGTTGGGCACATCGGCAAATTGGGCGTCGCTTTCCACGGTCTGCCACGAGCCGCGGGTAAACTTAAACTCAACCGCTCCGCTAACCGCTGCCGGCAGCGTAATCTGGTATCGGCCCGCCGCTCCCGGCTGCAGTTGCCAATCGGCACTGGCCGGGTTCCAGTTATTGAAGCTGCCCGCCACGTACAGCTTGGCCCCGGCGGGGGTATTGGCAGGCACACTGGTGAGCTGCAAGGTGGTTTGGGCCTGGGCCTGACCTAGGGCCAGCGCTAAGCCAACGGCAAACAGAAGGCGCATTGAACGTGGTTGAGTAAAGAAACAGCGCAAGTAAAGCGGCTTCGAGCAAACATTTTTGGCCAGAAGAAAAATTGTGCTGCCTCTCCCCGATCTTCGCATGAGCTTTAAGATCAGCTTTGTTTAATTCAACCCATCGGTATTATACTGCGAAACAATCACTTACCTCAAACGATTTCGGTAGAGTTACCGGCCTCCCGGCATGAAATCCTTTGCATAAACACAGAGGTAAAATCATCCCACAAATAGTACTATGTAATCATCTGTCGCAAACGTTTGCGATACGTGCTTTGATTACTTTAACTTGCGGAGTTTATTTATGAGTCGGAATCAACTCTTCAGGTAACCCCTTCACACCAAATTCTCGGCCATTGCTTCAACCCACATTTGAAACGTCGACGGCTCGCCAAACGCCTGCAAACATCTTCTTCAACCCAGTTCATGTGACCATGAAACACTCCTACCTGCCGAAACTTTGGTTTCTGCTTTTCTTCCTTGTCAGTTGCTGCTTGAACGCGGCTGCCCAAACGGGCGCCGTGAGCGGGCGTATCCTCGACGAAAATCAACAAGGCCTGCCGGGCGTAACCGTGCTCATCGAGGGCACGCAGCTGGGCAGCTCCACCAACGCTGAGGGCCAGTACCTGATCCAGAACGTGCCCGTAGGTCCGCGCGTGGTAGTAGCCTCGTTTGTGGGCTTCTCCACCCAGCGCATTCCGGTAACGGTTACGGCCGGGCAAACGGCAACGGTGGCCAACACGGTGCTGGGCGAAAACACCACCCTGCTGAACGAAGCCGTGGTAATCGGCTACGGCACCCAGCGTCGCCAGGACCTTTCGGGTTCGGTAGAGCAGATTTCGGAGCGCCAGTTTGTGAAGGGCCAGGTAACCAACCCCGAGCAACTGGTACAAGGCAAAGTGGCTGGTTTGCAAGTAACCACCAACAGCGGTGCTCCCGGCGCTGGCTCGGTTATCCGCATCCGCGGCGGCTCGTCGCTGAATGCCGGCAACGATCCGCTGTTCGTAATCGACGGCGTACCGGTTGATAACCGCGACCTGCCCGGCGCTTCGAACCCTCTGTCGCTAATCAACCCCAACGACATCGAGAGCATCAGCGTGCTGAAAGACGCCTCGGCGGCTGCTATCTACGGTTCGCGCGCTTCGAACGGCGTAATCATCGTAACGACCAAAAAAGGCCTGCAAGGCGAAAAGCTGCGCGTAAACGTATCGAGCCAAAACTCGGTAGCCACGCCCGTGCGCTACGTCGATGTGCTGTCGGCTGACGAGTTCCGCGCTCTGGTAAACGAGCGTGGTAATGCCCAGCAGAAAGCTTCGCTAGGTACGGCCAACACCGACTGGCAGAAAGAAATCTTCCGCACGGCCCAAACCACCGACAACAACGTAAGCCTGACCGGTGCCGTTGGCAAGCTGCCGTTCCGTGCCTCGGCCGGCTACCTCGACCAAGAGGGTCTGCTGAAGCGCAACGACCTGAAGCGCTACACCGGTGCTTTGAGCCTGACGCCCGTGCTGCTCGACGGCAACCTGCGCGTTGACATGAACGTGAAGGGTTCGTGGATCGACAACAACTTCTCGAACCAGGACGCCGTGGGCGCCGCTGTGTTCTACGACCCCACGCAGCCTATCTTCTCCTCCGAAGGTCGTTTCGCTCCCTACGGTGGTTACTTTCAGTTCCTCGACAACGGCAGCATCAATACCCTGGCTACGCGCAACCCCGTTGGCCTGATTGAGCAAAACCGCCGCCGCAGCACCGTAAAGCGCAGCATCGGTAACCTTCAGCTTGACTACAAACTGCCCTTCCTGCGCGATTTGAGCGCCAACCTGAACCTGGGCTACGACATTCAGCGCAGCCGCGGTACCAGCGTAACCGACCCCAACTCGGGTCAGTTGACGGGCGCCCGCCTCGGTCGCGGTATTTTTGAGCAATACGCCCGCGACAACAACAACCGCCTGCTCGAAGCCTACCTGCGCTACAACAAGCAGATTGGCGGCAGCCGCATCGAATTGTTGGGCGGCCACTCGTACCAGAGCTTCGATTACAAAGAGTACGTGTTCGACGACCGCGACGTATTCGGTCAGGTCTTCCAACAACCTGCCGACCGTCCGATTAACGGCAAAGATTACTTCGACCCCGGCTACCGCCTGCTGTCGTTCTACGGCCGTGCCAACTACACTCTCAAAGACAAGTACATCCTGACGGGTACTTTCCGCGCCGACGGCTCGTCGCGCTTCTCCGAGGATAACCGCTGGGGCTACTTCCCCTCGGCTGCTTTCGCATGGCGTCTTAAGGAAGAAGGTTTCCTGAAAAACTCGTCGGCCGTTTCGGATCTGAAACTGCGCCTGAGCGTTGGCCAGACCGGCCAGCAGGACATCGGCAACCGCTACTACGACTACATTTCGCTTTACACCCCGAGCCGCAACACGGCGCAGTACCAGCTGGGCAACCAGTTCTCCAACACGCTGCGTGCTGGTCTCTACAACGAAGAGTTGAAGTGGGAAACCTCCACGACCTACAACGCCGGTCTTGACTTTGGTTTCTTCGACGGCCGCATCAGCGGTGCTCTTGACGCTTACCAGCGCAAAACCACCGACCTGCTGAGCTTTATCCAGGTAGCTGCCCTCACCAACCTCTCGAACGAAGGTTTCTTTAACGTAGGCGACCTGGAGACCCGCGGCGTAGAAGCCAACGTGAACTTGGGCATCGTTCGCGGCGACAAATTCG includes the following:
- a CDS encoding SusC/RagA family TonB-linked outer membrane protein, which gives rise to MKHSYLPKLWFLLFFLVSCCLNAAAQTGAVSGRILDENQQGLPGVTVLIEGTQLGSSTNAEGQYLIQNVPVGPRVVVASFVGFSTQRIPVTVTAGQTATVANTVLGENTTLLNEAVVIGYGTQRRQDLSGSVEQISERQFVKGQVTNPEQLVQGKVAGLQVTTNSGAPGAGSVIRIRGGSSLNAGNDPLFVIDGVPVDNRDLPGASNPLSLINPNDIESISVLKDASAAAIYGSRASNGVIIVTTKKGLQGEKLRVNVSSQNSVATPVRYVDVLSADEFRALVNERGNAQQKASLGTANTDWQKEIFRTAQTTDNNVSLTGAVGKLPFRASAGYLDQEGLLKRNDLKRYTGALSLTPVLLDGNLRVDMNVKGSWIDNNFSNQDAVGAAVFYDPTQPIFSSEGRFAPYGGYFQFLDNGSINTLATRNPVGLIEQNRRRSTVKRSIGNLQLDYKLPFLRDLSANLNLGYDIQRSRGTSVTDPNSGQLTGARLGRGIFEQYARDNNNRLLEAYLRYNKQIGGSRIELLGGHSYQSFDYKEYVFDDRDVFGQVFQQPADRPINGKDYFDPGYRLLSFYGRANYTLKDKYILTGTFRADGSSRFSEDNRWGYFPSAAFAWRLKEEGFLKNSSAVSDLKLRLSVGQTGQQDIGNRYYDYISLYTPSRNTAQYQLGNQFSNTLRAGLYNEELKWETSTTYNAGLDFGFFDGRISGALDAYQRKTTDLLSFIQVAALTNLSNEGFFNVGDLETRGVEANVNLGIVRGDKFDWSINANANVLRTEITRLTNVDNPNFVGNPTGGIAGGVGNNIQINSVGYQPQTFFVFQQVYDSNGKPVEGLYVDRNGDGVINGSDRYHYQSARPRAILGFGTNLTYGKASLAATLRSHLGNYVYNNVRSQSFFVQNSNGFVNNTTEEVNDSRFGSAQYFSDYFMENASFLRMENITLGYNFGNIYKDRANLNVSFAVQNLFTITNYTGLDPEPQRDGNSGIDNTIYPRPRTFTVGLNFGF